One Porphyromonas pogonae genomic region harbors:
- the rpsI gene encoding 30S ribosomal protein S9 has protein sequence MEVVNAIGRRKAAVARVYVSEGTGKITINKRDIATYFPSSILQFIVRQPLNKLEVVEKYDIKINLNGGGFKGQSEAARLAITRALIKINPEDKPALRAAGFVTRDPRTVERKKPGQPKARKRFQFSKR, from the coding sequence ATGGAAGTAGTAAATGCTATTGGCCGTCGTAAGGCCGCCGTTGCCCGTGTGTATGTATCAGAAGGCACCGGCAAGATTACAATCAACAAACGTGATATTGCAACTTATTTCCCCTCTTCTATCCTTCAGTTTATCGTACGTCAACCTCTCAACAAGCTTGAAGTTGTAGAAAAATACGATATCAAAATCAACCTGAATGGTGGAGGGTTTAAGGGTCAGAGCGAAGCAGCTCGTTTGGCTATCACTCGCGCTCTTATTAAGATCAATCCCGAAGACAAACCCGCATTGCGTGCAGCAGGTTTCGTAACCCGTGACCCACGTACTGTTGAGCGTAAGAAACCGGGTCAACCGAAAGCTCGTAAGAGATTCCAATTCAGTAAGCGTTAA
- the rplM gene encoding 50S ribosomal protein L13, with product MDTLSFKTVSANKATVTKEWVIVDAEGQSLGRICAKVAKLLRGKYKPNFTPHVDCGDNVIVINADKVVLTGKKWDDRVYLKFTGYPGGQRQFSPRQLQAKGSDRLFRKVVKGMLPKNRLGDKILNNLYVYEGTEHKQEAQKPRLIDINTLK from the coding sequence GTGGATACTTTAAGTTTTAAGACCGTTTCTGCAAACAAGGCAACTGTTACCAAAGAATGGGTTATCGTTGACGCTGAAGGTCAGTCATTAGGCCGTATTTGTGCCAAAGTGGCTAAATTGCTTCGCGGAAAGTACAAGCCCAACTTTACTCCTCATGTAGATTGTGGAGACAACGTTATTGTCATCAATGCAGACAAAGTAGTTCTCACAGGTAAAAAGTGGGACGACCGTGTTTATCTGAAATTTACCGGCTACCCAGGTGGTCAACGTCAGTTTAGCCCTCGCCAATTGCAGGCCAAAGGTTCAGACCGTCTTTTTCGCAAGGTAGTAAAAGGTATGTTACCTAAAAACCGTTTGGGCGACAAGATCTTGAACAACTTGTATGTGTACGAAGGAACAGAACACAAACAAGAAGCTCAAAAGCCTCGCCTTATTGATATTAACACACTTAAATAA